One Anthonomus grandis grandis chromosome 13, icAntGran1.3, whole genome shotgun sequence DNA segment encodes these proteins:
- the LOC126744153 gene encoding piggyBac transposable element-derived protein 4-like, producing MSRKRALTQKELQDEMDRIMENMSDESSQSEDNGDSVADSNYEPSDDDTSGSSNINSTSSPVPAQYTNNSDDELSGNTGTNSPLPGSSSASVPTQNTDTDNGLADNAVSDNMIWRIPTGKQPVLLSFTKHTGTEPHLAELLCEEPLEMFFFSLVDDPIFQYIADQTNLYATQVITSEADVSSKFRLHNWLPTNKNEIKKVFGLPSYLGIVKMPNIQAYWSREDIYKNSMAPKIMIRNRFELLLRMLHFADN from the exons ATGTCCAGGAAACGTGCTTTGACGCAAAAAGAGTTACAAGACGAAATGGATCGAATTATGGAAAACATGTCAGATGAATCTTCTCAATCAGAGGATAATG gcgATAGTGTCGCAGATAGTAACTATGAACCCAGTGATGATGACACATCTGGAAGTTCCAATATAAATTCTACCAGCTCCCCCGTGCCTGCTCAATACACAAACAACAGTGACGATGAATTATCTGGTAATACTGGTACAAATTCTCCATTGCCAGGAAGTAGTTCTGCCTCCGTGCCTACGCAAAACACAGATACAGATAACGGTTTAGCTGATAACGCTGTCTCAGATAATATGATATGGAGAATTCCAACAGGTAAACAACCAGTTTTATTATCCTTTACAAAACATACTGGCACTGAACCCCATCTTGCTGAGCTTCTGTGCGAAGAACCTCTTGAAATGTTCTTCTTTTCACTGGTTGATGATCCTATTTTCCAATACATTGCTGACCAAACGAATCTTTATGCCACACAAGTTATTACAAGTGAGGCAGATGTAAGTAGTAAATTTAGGTTACATAACTGGTTacccacaaataaaaatgaaatcaagAAAGTTTTTGGCTTGCCCTCCTATTTGGGTATTGTAAAAATGCCCAATATACAAGCCTATTGGAGCCGAGaagatatatataaaaattctatGGCTCCCAAAATTATGATACGTAATAGATTTGAGCTGTTACTACGTATGTTGCACTTTGCAGATAATTAG